The genomic DNA GCTTCAGGAAATGACAGCTTCACTCTGACGTGTGTGAGCTGTGTGAGGTCTGTGGTTAGAAGTTTACAGTGTTTGCTCTTTGTGTCGTCTGTAATATGCtctatggctttaaaaaaatggccACATGTTTCTGTAGCTGAATTTGTCCATCTCTGACCTTCTGAGACTGTATTTTCAAACAGGGACGTTCTGACTTTTCTTCACCTTGTACTTCATTCTGCAAATGTTTTATACTCTATTAGAGTTATTACATTATTCTGTTATGCTATAAAATCAACCCCCATATAAGATCGTACttaagaaatacatttaaaaaaccttCCTGTGCAAATAACCCAAGTTATctagaagaaataaaaactgcaccGCAAACCAAACTCAGGTGTTCGACCTGTTGAGCTCGGGAAACTAACTGGTGTTTCATTTTAGTGAGTGCTTTGTTAGATTCCTTCATTTGAACCAAATGAAGTTGATTAAAGTTGATGCACTGATGTGTTTGAAGTGTTTTGTTAGTTGCGATGGATCTCCTGCTGTCTTTTTTCCTCATTATTAAAAGAGGATTTCTTTGAATTTCAAACATCCATTTCCTGTTTATCTGGTCCCGGGTCACAGgtgcagcagtctaagcagagaatcCCAGACCTCCCTAAACAACCACTTCCTCCAGCATATCCAGGACAATActgaggcattcccaggcctGCTGAGAGATATAACCTCtctagtgtgtcctgggtctgccctggagACTCCTCCTCATGGGACAggatatttttaatgaaaacatcaCAAATAAGTCGTCAGGTCTGATGGTCACATTTGTGAGATTCAACCACCATAAAGCAGAGATCACACAGGACACACTGTGTAACCCTCAGCTCAGGTGTGTTCAGGACATTTGCTTGGAAGAAGCCGTCTGTGGATAAATCCTGCTCTCCACCTCAGCTGTCAGGTTTATCCAGAGAACGGCCGTCCTGACTTCCAGCAGCCCCACAGTCCTCGTTTCTAATAAACTGGCATCACTGAAATGAACTGTCTGCCTCGCTGTtcaataatctgctctttgccAATTTCCCAGCAGAACCTTCCACTCATATCAGCATTTTTCTGTGATTCTcacatgaactaaacataaaaaGCTGAAGCCAACCTCAGAGTTCCCCGTAGTGAGGAAGAGTTTCCTCTGAGCCACAGCTGAGTTTGATGCGTCCACAAAGGAAGACTGACGGGAGGACAGACTCTGGGAGAAAGGCAGATATTAAAAGATATGAATACAAAGTACGGTGCAACAAACAGGACAGCAGATTATGAAGAGCGGTTAGACCTTCATGTGTCAGTCATTGAAATGTGATCAAAGTTACCTGTTTGACATCCTGATAGAAGAAAATCAGCTTCTTGGATCCGTTTGCAGCAAAGAATTCATGGATCAGACTGAACTGGAAGAATCAGACATTAATGACTCAAAGGTTCAACTCTGAGGAAGGATCACGTCTCTGAACTTACTCTGTCATCAGAGACGATGGCGTCTTCCACCGCCGCCTCCTCCAGGCTGCCGGCGTCGGCCAGCCTGCTCATCAGGTATTTATGTCGGGCATCCAGAGCTGCCCGCCGTTCCTCCTTCACGGCTCTCGCCTGTTTGGCTACTTCTCTCCTCGCCTCATTGGACAGCAGCATCGTCCTTTTACCAGACACCTGGAGAAACATCAGCTCAGTCTACAGACGCAGAGACCAGTGAGAGCTTGGCCCAAACATCTGCAGGTTTCTGAGGACCACGTTTGACCCTGACTGGAGGCATCGATTCTGAGTGTGACTGCCTAAACTGAGCTACTGTCCCCCCTCCACTGAGACGTTGTCCTGTGATGTGTCATGGGGGGAAGTGTTCCTCACGGTTGGACTCGTGACAAGTTCAGTCAGtttattcaaactttaaaaagacGCATTTTCAGTCTCTGGATTTCAGCAGAAACAAATGTGAACACAGCACTTTTTGATTGAGTATAAAAGGATGAAAGAGTCAGTGATCAGTAACATTGTTGCTGACTGATGCTGTTGTAGAGCTGTCTTTGGATCCTCACCTTCCTGGAAGCCTTCCCTGGATTGCTCATATATCATTAACTTGTTTGTGTTCAGTAGAATCAGGTGTTGTGGATGCAGGTCGTAGCTGTGTGAGGCCTGTACAGTCAGAGCTGTGTGAGCGCTGTGTAACGTTAGCTTAGACTTCTTTCTGTTGTTATCATCCTTCAGGttaatgttgttttcattaTGCATCACAGGAAGTGTGGGTGGCTGTTAGCCTCACAGCTCATGGAGAGTTGCtgctgctctgcctcctttttgaTGTTTCTGCTCTTTGTGGCTTTGTGTTACTTTGTGTCGTGTCTGAAACAAAGTGAGTCCATGTTACTAACTGTAGTCGGCTCTCTGTCTCGTGCACAGCTGACTGTTGTCTGAATGAAAGTATTTTTGTACTTTGTGTAATCTGTTGGGTCTTTGAGCCCTTTTTAAACAGCATATGAgccatatgtatgtgtgtatatgaaagGTTGTTTGTAAGACATCAAACTGTTGCTTATTCtagagctgctgctgtgccTGATTGGTCTACTCGCTCGAAACTGAAGGTTGACTTGAttcttttggttttttacattttgtcaaTAAACCAACTTCTTTATGATTTGAACGGCGTCTCTGACGTGTCACAGGCCTGTCAGCTTTCTTGGTGATTGGTATAGATTTGAGCTTCATGCTCTGGCTGTTGTTGGGTTTTCCTCTTTCATATTAAAGCTTTTGTCCTACATTTGGCTCTAAAGTCTAATTCTAATCCCAGCACTGTGTCTGGGTGTGTGATGCTTGTTTTCCTGCTCTTTCTCATGAAACAGTCACAACATTCTCAGTCCAACTTTCACTCTTTGCTGcgtttgctgcagctgcagtgaacaTGGTGCCGTTTGCCTTTAAGAAAGTTGTGCACAAAGGCTTTTTCTCTAGCAGACAGCTGTGTGGCTAAAAGTCAGATCATTTTTTACCACCTCAGTCACACTGGACTGAAACAAGAGTGAAACTAGGAAGAATCAGAGTTTGTCCAGTGACTGCACTGATTTTCTTCATATTCACAAACTGATTCTAAGTAGTTGCATCAGCTAATCACCCGGACACTGAGCGTCCAACACGCTCCCTGAAGGGAAACGATTACATCCTCCAAACAATCACAATCTGTCTCTGAACGACTGGAATTATTCTCTGATTTGTCAATAACTGGAGTTTATCAATGCAGACACGTTGCCAACATGATGAAGTCAGTCTGAGTCGCATCTCTTTGGCTAACTTAACTCAAGTGGTTGCCGACTATTCTGGTTCTATTCCCATATAACAGCAGGGCTGCTGAGCACCTCTGTCACTCTGCACTTATGTTCCCAGTTCtcttttgtggaggaattttccAGGAATTCCTGGGACCAGCTTTCCATGAGAGACCCGATCAGGAGCGACTGTCCTGGACACTCCCAGCATCACAGGGACTCACAAACCCGTCTACCACAGTGAGAAGACTGATGGTCACAGGCCCACATGTAGCTTTAGATCACACGTGTGCACTTCCTGTGGTCACTGCTGTAACTCTAGTCTCACCGAGGGGCCAGTGGTTGgtgaggcagcagcagctgaagtcaTGTGACTAATGGCTCTCAGCTTCTGTCCTCCTATTCGCCGGTGTCCttcacctgtcacacctggtcAAGAAAGAGTGAGAATGTTCAGAGCTTTAATGGAAAAGAATATTATTACATATAAAAGGCCTCTAACAAGTATTGTAGTGTTAATCAGGATGAAGTCCATCATGAACACTTCAGAGTGCTTCAGACAGTCGGTGTTTCATCCACAGAGCCTCCAGTCTGCATATCAAAGTATCCTGAGGAATGACAGTGAAGCCCGAGTTCCCCTCATTACATtcatgtgtgtgactgtgaggaAAAGGTGATTGTATGAACGTGTGTGAGCGAGTGAATGAGGCTTGTATCAGAGTGGAGATAATGTCAGCGGCACAAGCGGGACGCTGCAGGTGTCACATGTGAATCTGTGCATCAGTGTCTGCACCTTTGTGGAGGTGAAGCTCAGGAGGTTTGGATTTGTTCAAAGCTCTGTCTGCTCCATCTTTCTTTCCCTCAGGCCTCTCCAGATCAGGAAGGAGGTCCTGTTCTCATTCTCCCTCCTGGATTTCTGGATCCAGGGAAGGATCAAAGTCTCTCAGCCCAGCATCAGAGCTTCTGGCTGGGGGAGGACTGGAAGTTTCAGCTGGAGGCTGAGAGCCTGGATCTGCCATCTGAGTCACAATTCAAATATTCTCAgtaatctcaaaaagcaacagaaaggTGCCATTTTCATGAGCAGTGGGTTATCCAGCAGTTTGATTCATGTCAGCAGCATTTAGTTTGTAACTGCTGACTCACCTCTGGCTGTGTCCTGCTCTCAGGGTCACAGTGGACACTGTACCTTTGACCGAAGCTGCAAAGACAGTCAGCAGGGGTCTGGATGCATTCAGCACCACGTCCTTGTTGGGCAGACACCTTCAGTGACAGGACAGACAGTCCAAAGTAAGGAGACGTGGGACACAGtgaagacacagaaacagaaaccagaACTATAATCACAAAACAAACTCAGAAACATAAAGAGTGAATCAGCTGATTCAGTGTTTGTGACAAAAACATGGATCCTGGTTaataacttttatttgtttgtttctgtattattttgtgtatcgttCTTATGAGCTGTTGTTTTGTcagtgaaatattatttcattgttttaagcTTTTTGTTGACTTTGAAGTGCTTAAGTTGATATTTTTGAACATTTAATTTGTTCGATTATTGTCGAGTCGATAAAACTGTCAAACGCACAGCTGCTTCCAGCACGGCCGGAGGAGAGGTGGCCGAGCAGacgcacaacacacacagctcacaggTTTGCATTTCTAGATATTGCAGATGTTGCAGAAATTGAGAGTAAAGAACTCAGAGATCCAGCGCTGTCTCCTGCCCCTTATTTATACACCACAACACAACGACAGGCGTAACTCACACAAACGGGTAACATGAGGCTCAGATGCTTTGGACGTGTTCACATATACTGGACACAGaatgatgaagatggagctgcaggaaggaggaaaagaggaaaaacacagaaaagattcACAGATGTGGTGAAAAAGGACACGACAGCTTCTGTTTGTTagtttggtttttctttatttggtaAAGATtcagaaataaagagaagaTCACATGTTTGAATATTATATTAACGTTCTGTAATTACAACAAGTTGTAAAATCTTTCCAGAGTGAGACAGAGACTGTGCAgagactgtagaaggacagagcagcagcagagcagtccagatacactgatgatcctctgtcagatccagagggacacacagggctgatgctggactctacattgtgtctgacagtggagctgttctcagagcagttcactctgcagcactgacagtcatctgcacttcattcctctgtcagtcactgctggatgaagctctcctctccacctcccagtaacatggcccagtcagagcgtctctacacacaagctgctgctgcttcaacctctctggatcatcaggacacagctgctcctctctcagcacacacaccgtcCTGTTTACCATGCCACAAcctccacctgcagagagaaggaggaagagcagaggggataaacgagtgtttccagagactcttcatcagctgtcagtcagtgatgcagcacatccagtataaagagcagcagggacgtcagtgctgggactgtactaggactcattgttgcttcactttttctaatctttggatttttattgaagttgctgaaaatgtttttccctcctagtttgagtttggactttcattcattagaagaaccttggtgtgtccactctgagctctgtaggaaccccaacaacaagcccaacaatccagatggacggttccagctgttaactggaggaattccatccaaacatctgctctcactaaattcttcctcacctacagactgtgttcttcactgctttaaacttggaAATCAATGCAGTAATTGGTCTGCgtgctgctttgttcagagagctgattggctgttgacaGTGTTTGATCAGAGCGTGTCAGCCGTTACTATGGTGACCATAAaggtgagaaacaggaagtgtttgtgtccaatcctgaagcctgtcaccgttctcctctcacagcttcactgagaagctgcagctttacaggaaacactggatctttgtttcatactgactgtgtttagtacaatactgctgacagcaccacccactcactccatcactctactgacctcagagtctccagtctGTAGTCTGGACTCTTCTTAagatcagacagctgcttcacatctggatccttcaggttgttttcccacagctccagctctctcagatgggaggggttggacttcagtgctgctgccagataatcacagctgatctttgacaaaccacagttcatcaatctgtataaagaatgaaagatgtaagtttattagacaaagtgcttgaaatcattcagtgtttcatcatctgttcagagctgaagaaggttcagaatgtagaagtttagaaaatggaaactccaaacagctgaagccaacaggaagcagcttcaaacaggaaactgtgcagagtttcagactatatgtcctgatgcagccagttggattttggagatttgaatctctgttctgtgactaagtccttgaatcatttcttccagttggtccaacaagacagactaagtattggacatgtgttgtggctccatcaggggagcttctaaatgtgatgtgatggccCCTCTGGGTCTGTCAGGTCACAGCACTGAAGAGAGCTCAAACTGGGCACACAGTTGTTCCAGTCTGGACCAAAGACTCTATACTGGGACTGAGGGACTGCTTTGACTGCACCCACTGGGACTTTTGAAAGGCTCATGTTCTCACTTAGATCATCGATTTCTACTGACATTTCTTTCTGGAAAAATGGGGATTACtttggaaacaggaagtattttcccca from Astatotilapia calliptera unplaced genomic scaffold, fAstCal1.2 U_scaffold_131, whole genome shotgun sequence includes the following:
- the LOC113017475 gene encoding dynein heavy chain 5, axonemal-like, with protein sequence MTSAAAASPTTGPSVSGKRTMLLSNEARREVAKQARAVKEERRAALDARHKYLMSRLADAGSLEEAAVEDAIVSDDRFSLIHEFFAANGSKKLIFFYQDVKQSLSSRQSSFVDASNSAVAQRKLFLTTGNSERRRQTPSWQFISIKLYYPSHLLSTVSTTNEDITATLDDTHTLKKCKGFPTGLRRLVFLIKL